TATCTCCATGATCTGGTTATTATTTTCCCGCTATGGCGATTTCCGACGCCTGCTAAGTCACCCGCTACTGAAAAAAGGAGGTGTATTTCTATTGTTCCTCTTCTGTCTTGCAGGTAGTATGCAAGCACAAAAAAAACTTCTCCCGGCCCTGAAACGGGTACAAGCAGACAGTTTGGCACAAGAACAGGTCATTTATCACGACCGAGTAGTACCATTCAATACATTGGCGCGCGATTTCATTCAGAAATTGACAGGCAAAGCTTCATATAAAGGTTTGACGCCTGAACAGGTAATTGGTGGCTGGCTACTCTATCCGGAAGTATGGAGAAATGAACCATTGATATACATCAAAAATACAGAGTTGCAGCATTTGCTAAACTTACAGACACCTTACGCCCGATTAACCGATTTATTTGACGGTCCGGTCTACCGTCTTCAGAAAACCTGGCAACAAGAACAGGGAAAAGGTAGCAAACTCGCCAAAGCCATCCAAGAAACGGACGAAAAAGTGGGATTGATCCTGATGCTGGAAAAAGGAACATTCATTCAGCCATTACCCACTGATGGCAGCGTGCAACCACTCTCCGAACTGGAAATAAAAGCCGAACTACTCTACAACCGGATTCCGTTCAGCAAGATTCTTTTTATGATTAATCTATCATTGGGAGTATTGTCTTTCCTGCTTCTGCTTCAGTACAGCCTGCGAAGAAGGGTACTCTCACCGAAAGCCAAAGCGATTACCCGCACAGCAGGAGCGTTCTTTTCTGTTGCGCTCTATCTTGCTTTCATATTCCATTTAGCAGGATATTGCCTACGTTGGTATATTGGCGGACGCATTCCACTTAGCAACGGTTACGAAACCATGCAGTTTATGGCACTCTGCATCCTCTTGGTAGCCTGCCTGCTCCATCGAAGATTCTCATTCGTACTTCCATTCGGATTCTTGCTCTCCGGCTTTGCGTTGTTAGTCTCTTACCTGGGACAAATGAATCCGCAGATAACGCCATTAATGCCGGTGCTCGTCTCTCCGTGGTTAAGCATTCATGTTTCATTGATTATGATGTCTTATGCCCTATTGGCATTTATCATGCTAAACGGAATACTGGCATTATGTCTCCGAAAAAAAGAGCCGGAAAACAATGTCTCTGAAAATGACGACAGACAAGATAACCGGATAGAACAGTTGACGCTAGTCAGCCGTTTGCTACTCTATCCTGCGACGTTCTTTTTAGGGGCAGGCATCTTTTTGGGAGCAGTCTGGGCAAACGTTTCCTGGGGAAGATACTGGGCGTGGGACCCGAAAGAAGTATGGGCGCTGATTACCTTCCTTGTATATGGAGCAGCCTTCCATTCACAAAGCCTGCGCATTTTCCGCAAGCCTTTATTTTTCCATATTTATATGATTCTTGCTTTCCTTACAGTCTTAATGACTTATTTCGGAGTGAATTATGTTCTTGGCGGGATGCATAGTTATGCAAACTCCTGAACCACCATACATAAGAATCGGCCGAAGTGATTCACCCGCATTTCTTTTATTTGGTTGTTAAGTTGAAAAAACATTAATGTATTCATTTTGGAATATGAATAGATGATGTATTCTAAAAGAGGTAAAGAGGGTGCACTTCACAAAAGGGTACCCTCTTTTACCCATCCAGTTTCACACACGTGCGTGCACCTCATGTTTCAACCACGCACCCGGCAGCATTTCTTTTTCACCTTTTTCATTCACCAGTTCCATCTGCAATACACCTCCGTTACAATCGAAGTAACGAACCTCTATCGGATGCAATCCGGCTTTCAATGCCTTCTGCACAATAATCTCTACCGATGAGTGTGCACCGTCATTATCTCCCAGCAATTCACCGTCAAGCGTCAATGTACTACCGTCATCCGATAGAAGGGCAAAGGTGTAAATACCATCAGCGGGAACTTCCAGATAACCGGTCATCA
The Bacteroides luhongzhouii DNA segment above includes these coding regions:
- the ccsA gene encoding cytochrome c biogenesis protein CcsA, translated to MKRLLIILYICLVGLLAAATFVEQAYGTDFVERNIYHTCWFCCLWGVIAAIALVALIRRALWRRFPILLFHGSLLVILVGAMITFTGSKKGYVHLLPGVTAGSFQESESGREADLPFTIQLDSFRIAYYPGTEAPADYISYITYSLPGQKDVLSHEQISMNRIFTLQGFRFYQSSFDDDGKGSWLTVNYDPWGTGVTYAGYVLLGISMIWLLFSRYGDFRRLLSHPLLKKGGVFLLFLFCLAGSMQAQKKLLPALKRVQADSLAQEQVIYHDRVVPFNTLARDFIQKLTGKASYKGLTPEQVIGGWLLYPEVWRNEPLIYIKNTELQHLLNLQTPYARLTDLFDGPVYRLQKTWQQEQGKGSKLAKAIQETDEKVGLILMLEKGTFIQPLPTDGSVQPLSELEIKAELLYNRIPFSKILFMINLSLGVLSFLLLLQYSLRRRVLSPKAKAITRTAGAFFSVALYLAFIFHLAGYCLRWYIGGRIPLSNGYETMQFMALCILLVACLLHRRFSFVLPFGFLLSGFALLVSYLGQMNPQITPLMPVLVSPWLSIHVSLIMMSYALLAFIMLNGILALCLRKKEPENNVSENDDRQDNRIEQLTLVSRLLLYPATFFLGAGIFLGAVWANVSWGRYWAWDPKEVWALITFLVYGAAFHSQSLRIFRKPLFFHIYMILAFLTVLMTYFGVNYVLGGMHSYANS